The following are encoded together in the Nitrospirae bacterium YQR-1 genome:
- the lysA gene encoding diaminopimelate decarboxylase, translating into MHYFTYKDGRLHAEDVPVETLAAAYGTPLYVYSYKTLLRHFKAYDESFKDFPHIICFALKANSNAAILKLFAKEGGGADIVSGGELFRARGAGISPEKIVYAGVGKKEDEIAYALNENILMFNVESEQELAVIDRVASHLGKRARVALRINPDINPQTHPYISTGLKKNKFGIPYEGALEFYKLASKLKNIEIVGIHKHIGSQIINITPFLDALNRIVVLIDQLKAAGIGIKYLDIGGGLGIQYLDEVPPHPEDLAKKVIPIVAGRDITIIMEPGRTLVGNAGILLTKVLYVKKGADRDFVIVDTGMNDLMRPAMYGAYHHIMPVKKTKRKNVFADIVGPICESSDFVGKDREIPGFEPGELAAVMSAGAYGSSMSSNYNSRPRAAEVMVKDNQPYLIRQRETYEDIIRGENIPDFLK; encoded by the coding sequence TTGCATTACTTTACTTACAAAGATGGCCGCCTACATGCAGAGGACGTCCCGGTTGAGACGTTGGCGGCAGCTTATGGAACTCCCCTGTATGTTTATAGCTATAAAACGCTGCTGAGGCATTTTAAGGCATATGATGAATCTTTTAAGGATTTTCCACATATAATTTGCTTTGCCCTTAAGGCAAATTCCAATGCAGCAATTCTTAAGCTCTTTGCCAAAGAGGGCGGCGGGGCGGATATTGTCTCAGGGGGCGAGTTATTCCGTGCCAGAGGGGCCGGGATTTCCCCGGAAAAAATCGTCTATGCCGGAGTAGGCAAAAAAGAAGATGAAATAGCGTATGCCCTAAATGAAAACATCTTAATGTTTAATGTGGAATCCGAACAGGAGCTTGCCGTAATTGACAGGGTTGCCTCCCACCTGGGTAAGCGTGCAAGGGTGGCACTGCGAATAAACCCTGACATTAACCCTCAGACACATCCCTACATATCGACAGGGTTAAAGAAAAACAAGTTTGGAATTCCATATGAGGGCGCCCTTGAGTTTTATAAACTGGCGTCTAAACTTAAAAACATAGAGATTGTGGGTATCCACAAACATATCGGCTCTCAGATTATTAATATAACACCGTTTCTTGATGCGCTAAACAGGATAGTGGTTCTTATAGACCAACTGAAAGCAGCAGGGATAGGCATTAAATATCTTGATATAGGGGGCGGCCTTGGTATTCAGTACCTGGATGAGGTACCGCCGCATCCTGAGGACCTGGCCAAAAAGGTGATCCCAATTGTTGCCGGACGGGATATTACCATTATCATGGAGCCCGGACGCACACTTGTCGGAAACGCAGGGATTCTCTTAACGAAAGTGTTATATGTTAAAAAAGGCGCCGACAGGGATTTTGTAATTGTAGATACCGGCATGAACGACCTTATGAGACCCGCCATGTACGGCGCTTATCATCACATCATGCCGGTAAAAAAAACGAAACGAAAAAACGTATTTGCCGATATAGTGGGCCCTATATGCGAATCCAGTGATTTTGTGGGTAAAGACAGGGAAATTCCGGGTTTTGAGCCCGGCGAGCTTGCCGCTGTTATGAGTGCCGGGGCCTACGGCTCCTCCATGAGTTCCAACTACAACAGCAGACCCAGGGCCGCCGAGGTTATGGTAAAAGACAATCAACCCTACCTTATACGCCAAAGGGAAACATATGAGGACATTATCCGCGGTGAGAATATCCCGGACTTTTTAAAATAA
- the dapF gene encoding diaminopimelate epimerase — protein sequence MKVKFTKMHGLGNDFVLFDLIADTQLHNIPHLQWSTLAKKLCNRHFGIGADQILLLSKADNAGFSMQIFNADGSEIEMCGNGIRCLAKYIWDEGHSNAEMLSIKTLAGIIRPLKAGGLVIVDMGAPELDGRKIPVNMDGNIVDYPLEGNDMVFNITCVSMGNPHAVIFVDNVDSYPVESVGRSIETNKFFPKRTNVEFIEVLNRGEIKMRVWERGSGETLACGTGACASVVAAAHKRLTDRKVRVHLKGGDLDISWCDNNIVQMTGPAVTVFTGEIDIEILEFIDK from the coding sequence ATGAAAGTTAAATTTACAAAAATGCACGGGCTCGGGAATGATTTCGTGCTGTTTGATTTAATAGCCGATACGCAGCTTCATAATATCCCACATCTGCAATGGAGCACCTTAGCAAAGAAGCTATGCAACAGACACTTTGGCATAGGTGCAGACCAAATCCTTCTACTTTCTAAAGCAGACAATGCCGGCTTTTCTATGCAGATTTTTAATGCCGACGGCTCGGAGATTGAGATGTGCGGAAACGGCATCAGATGTCTTGCAAAGTATATATGGGATGAAGGTCATTCAAACGCTGAGATGCTAAGTATTAAAACCCTTGCCGGGATCATAAGGCCGCTGAAAGCCGGCGGGCTTGTCATCGTTGATATGGGAGCGCCTGAGCTTGACGGTAGGAAGATTCCTGTTAATATGGACGGCAATATTGTTGACTACCCGCTTGAGGGCAACGATATGGTGTTTAATATAACCTGCGTATCCATGGGTAACCCGCACGCCGTTATTTTTGTTGATAATGTGGACTCCTATCCGGTTGAGTCAGTGGGCCGTTCAATAGAGACTAACAAGTTTTTCCCAAAACGAACCAATGTTGAATTTATAGAGGTGCTAAACAGAGGTGAGATAAAAATGCGGGTGTGGGAGCGCGGCTCGGGGGAAACACTTGCATGCGGTACAGGGGCATGTGCATCAGTTGTAGCCGCCGCCCATAAAAGATTAACAGACAGAAAAGTAAGAGTACACTTAAAGGGCGGCGATCTGGACATATCGTGGTGTGACAATAATATTGTCCAGATGACAGGCCCTGCCGTCACCGTCTTTACAGGTGAGATTGATATTGAAATATTGGAATTTATTGATAAATAA
- the dapA gene encoding 4-hydroxy-tetrahydrodipicolinate synthase, with protein sequence MFKGSIVAIVTPFKNGKFDEKAYGDLIQWHIKEGTSAIVPCGTTGESATLEYDEHYRVIQAAIEAANKKVPVIAGTGANATEETIKMTKEAQKLGADASLLVCPYYNKPSQEGLYRHYKAVAEAVDIPIVLYNVPGRTALNMLPQTVARLAEIKNIVAIKEASGDMRQVSEVIRLCGDKITVISGDDFTTFALMMLGGKGVISVSANVMPKEVASMCAAIESGNIADALAVHYKLDILNAAMFIETNPIPVKTSLAMMGKIQEEFRLPLCEMSKPNRDKLKEVLSSYSLV encoded by the coding sequence ATGTTTAAAGGATCAATTGTTGCGATAGTAACACCGTTTAAAAACGGTAAATTTGATGAAAAAGCGTATGGTGATTTAATTCAGTGGCATATAAAAGAAGGCACATCGGCAATAGTACCCTGCGGAACCACAGGGGAGTCGGCCACGCTTGAGTATGACGAGCACTACCGTGTTATACAGGCGGCAATTGAAGCTGCTAACAAAAAAGTTCCCGTAATAGCCGGCACGGGGGCAAACGCCACCGAGGAAACCATTAAAATGACCAAAGAGGCTCAGAAACTTGGCGCAGACGCCTCTTTGCTGGTCTGCCCATATTATAACAAACCCTCTCAGGAAGGTCTGTATCGCCACTATAAGGCGGTAGCCGAGGCAGTTGATATTCCAATAGTTCTGTATAATGTTCCCGGCAGGACCGCTCTGAATATGCTGCCACAGACTGTGGCAAGGCTTGCTGAGATTAAAAACATCGTAGCAATCAAGGAAGCCTCCGGTGATATGAGACAAGTAAGCGAGGTAATCAGGCTTTGTGGGGATAAGATAACTGTAATATCAGGCGATGACTTCACAACCTTTGCACTTATGATGCTTGGCGGTAAGGGGGTAATATCGGTATCCGCAAACGTCATGCCTAAGGAGGTGGCCTCGATGTGTGCTGCAATTGAAAGCGGCAACATTGCCGATGCCCTTGCCGTACACTACAAACTTGACATATTAAATGCCGCCATGTTTATAGAAACCAACCCGATACCGGTAAAAACATCGCTTGCCATGATGGGTAAGATACAGGAGGAGTTCAGACTGCCCCTCTGTGAGATGTCAAAGCCCAACAGGGATAAACTAAAAGAGGTTCTTTCGTCTTATAGTTTAGTTTGA
- a CDS encoding DUF2760 domain-containing protein has product MGNQITNKAGLLGITTLIITVCIISTLLLVAGLKIESTKIIVIVSAIAAVLTSVVVYAAVMFFLNTTISRGAEEVQQHPQQAALPACDAKVAQVLSVLQKKGRLIDFLQEDISDFTDSQIGQAVRSIHRGCKEALVEYLRVEPIMEQMEGHRVTVSSGFDPSTITLTGNAGTNPPFSGRVIHPGWRLAENKLPELLKGRDQFVIEPAEVEIL; this is encoded by the coding sequence ATGGGAAACCAAATAACAAATAAAGCAGGACTCTTAGGAATCACAACTTTAATTATCACAGTATGTATAATTTCCACGTTACTTCTTGTTGCCGGCTTGAAAATTGAAAGCACTAAAATTATTGTTATCGTATCTGCAATTGCCGCTGTGCTGACATCCGTAGTTGTTTATGCAGCGGTCATGTTTTTTCTTAACACAACGATATCGCGGGGCGCTGAAGAGGTACAACAGCATCCACAGCAGGCGGCTCTGCCGGCCTGTGATGCAAAGGTTGCGCAGGTGCTTTCAGTGTTGCAGAAAAAGGGGCGTCTCATTGACTTCCTGCAGGAGGATATCAGCGACTTCACAGACTCGCAAATAGGACAGGCAGTGCGGAGCATTCATCGCGGCTGCAAAGAAGCCCTGGTCGAGTATCTCAGAGTGGAACCCATAATGGAGCAGATGGAGGGACACAGAGTTACAGTTTCATCCGGTTTTGACCCTTCCACTATTACATTGACGGGCAACGCTGGGACAAATCCACCTTTTTCAGGCAGAGTTATACATCCAGGATGGCGTCTTGCCGAGAACAAATTGCCTGAACTCCTAAAGGGCAGAGACCAGTTTGTCATAGAGCCGGCAGAGGTAGAAATATTATAA
- a CDS encoding Hsp70 family protein, whose amino-acid sequence MTKSRYIVGIDLGTTNTVVAYIDTEDPNPAPVVFEIPQITEIGVVEKFMMLPSFLYIPTESEKPETSFALPWGSPTDAVAGVYAGKRGAQLPNRLISSAKSWLCHAAVDRTSPILPWGSPEDVQKLSPLEASSRYLSHIRAAWDAHFGKTSQLSAQDIYLTVPASFDAASREFTVKAAEISGLNNVTLVEEPLSAFYFWLNKHMDIWRKTLKVGDIVLVCDIGGGTTDFTLIEVQQEGGELSLHRIAVGEHILLGGDNMDLMLAFILKKKFSARGVSLDNYQMLGLVHGARQAKEIMLNNAEAEESYKISVLGRGRSVIGGTIETELSRGDLETAILDGFFPFITIDEMPVEKRSSGFKEIGLNYASDSAVTRHLAKFLSRHAHQDGGFIKPTKILFNGGVTKAAAVRERLIKIICGWLELPEGETITVLEGTEPDLAVSQGASCYGYTKRGNGIRVRGGAGRSYYIGLEAAMPAVPGMEPPVKALCVCPIGMEEGTDVRVPGQEFGLVVGEHVKFRFFSSTVRRDDTVGAIVDEWISGEIEELSPVETTLPAEENAGALVPVTLHLYLTEVGTLSIFCESTDGKNKWKLEFNARDEG is encoded by the coding sequence ATGACAAAGTCCAGGTACATTGTGGGTATAGACCTTGGAACTACTAACACAGTGGTAGCTTACATTGATACGGAGGATCCCAATCCGGCACCTGTAGTATTTGAGATTCCACAGATAACTGAAATAGGTGTGGTGGAAAAATTTATGATGCTTCCGTCATTTCTGTACATTCCAACAGAGTCGGAAAAACCTGAAACCAGCTTTGCTCTGCCATGGGGCAGCCCAACCGATGCGGTTGCCGGTGTATATGCCGGCAAGAGGGGAGCACAATTGCCAAACCGGTTGATATCCTCAGCCAAGTCGTGGCTTTGTCATGCAGCTGTGGACAGAACATCGCCGATTCTTCCGTGGGGTTCCCCTGAAGATGTGCAAAAGTTATCGCCGCTTGAGGCATCATCGAGGTATCTGTCTCACATAAGGGCGGCATGGGATGCACATTTTGGTAAAACCAGTCAATTAAGTGCTCAGGACATTTATCTGACGGTGCCGGCGTCTTTTGATGCCGCATCCCGGGAATTTACAGTAAAGGCAGCGGAAATCTCCGGCTTAAATAATGTAACCCTTGTGGAGGAACCCCTGTCAGCCTTTTACTTTTGGCTTAACAAACACATGGATATCTGGCGCAAAACCCTGAAAGTGGGTGATATTGTGCTGGTTTGTGATATAGGGGGCGGCACGACGGATTTCACCTTGATAGAGGTACAGCAAGAGGGAGGGGAGCTGTCCCTTCACAGGATAGCGGTTGGGGAGCATATTCTTCTGGGCGGCGATAATATGGATTTGATGTTAGCTTTCATATTAAAAAAGAAATTTTCCGCCCGCGGCGTCAGCCTGGATAACTATCAGATGTTGGGATTAGTTCACGGTGCACGGCAAGCAAAGGAGATCATGCTAAACAATGCTGAGGCGGAGGAAAGCTATAAGATATCGGTGTTGGGAAGGGGCAGGTCGGTTATTGGAGGTACAATAGAGACGGAGCTCAGCCGTGGAGACCTTGAAACGGCGATTTTAGATGGTTTTTTTCCTTTTATCACAATTGATGAGATGCCTGTTGAAAAACGCTCATCAGGTTTTAAGGAAATCGGCCTTAATTATGCATCTGATTCAGCAGTGACCAGGCATCTGGCTAAGTTTTTGAGCCGCCATGCACATCAGGACGGAGGGTTTATTAAACCGACTAAGATTCTCTTCAACGGAGGAGTTACAAAAGCTGCTGCTGTGAGGGAGAGACTTATTAAGATAATATGCGGCTGGCTGGAGTTACCTGAGGGGGAGACGATTACCGTTCTTGAGGGGACGGAGCCTGACTTAGCGGTTTCTCAGGGAGCATCCTGTTACGGTTATACAAAGCGCGGTAATGGAATCAGGGTAAGGGGTGGAGCCGGCCGCTCATATTACATAGGGTTAGAGGCGGCAATGCCGGCAGTGCCCGGTATGGAGCCCCCGGTTAAGGCACTGTGTGTGTGTCCGATAGGGATGGAGGAGGGAACAGATGTGAGGGTGCCGGGGCAGGAATTTGGCCTGGTAGTCGGAGAGCATGTGAAATTCAGGTTTTTCAGCTCAACAGTAAGAAGAGACGACACTGTGGGGGCTATTGTGGATGAATGGATTAGCGGTGAAATAGAGGAGTTATCTCCTGTTGAGACTACCCTGCCGGCGGAGGAAAATGCCGGTGCTCTCGTACCGGTAACACTACATTTATATTTAACAGAAGTAGGCACACTATCAATATTTTGCGAATCCACTGACGGTAAAAATAAGTGGAAACTCGAGTTTAACGCAAGGGATGAAGGTTGA